The proteins below come from a single Dinghuibacter silviterrae genomic window:
- a CDS encoding GH92 family glycosyl hydrolase translates to MVRGIVRITLASLALLSSAHAQTADPASFVNPFIGTGAVDTNSLSGSNFPGACTPFGFVQLSPDTRESPSDPASGYDYNDHSIFGFSHTHLSGTGVADLFDILCMPYTGEVVWEPGQYKSDFTHDAEKASPGYYSVLLKTWNTKVELTATTHVGLQRYTFPTGTRGHVIIDLDHSLDKKRFYWPCRIISAQVRVVNDHTIEGYRIITGWSRLRKVFFRAEFSQPFVSDALLEGGKVMEAGTVVNGTRVKAVLDFNASKDQPVLVKVGLSSVSREGAERNLETELPGWDFDATVADARAAWNKELSCISVDGTEEQKRIFYTGLYHAFTQPNNLADADGAYVGTDFTTRKAADGTHYSTFSLWDTYRAAHPLYTLVQPERDAAFINSMLRQYETYGYLPIWQLWGDETYCMIGNHAIPVIVDAYMKHLPGIDYAKAYAAIRASSVVEHPGAPFRLLDQYHFFPENKQSQSVSLTLEVAFDDWCVAQMANAMGKTEDYKYFMDRAGSYRNLYDADTRFFRGRNADGNWVSPFDPLTYGGNGGAPYTEGNAWQYCWYVPQDVPGLIRLLGGASSFTDKLDTFFTLQAKPADVNGNASGFIGQDAHGNEPSHHTPYLYDYAGQPWKTQLYTARIMQELYNDKSSGYAGNEDCGQMSSWYIFSAMGFYPVNPASSVYCFGSPQLRKAVIRLANGGRFTVLAPKAGGKNIYIQAVRLNGSPYHKTYITHKDILSGGTLEFDMGPAPNKKWGTAPEDAPAGSAY, encoded by the coding sequence AGCGGTTATGATTACAATGATCATTCCATCTTCGGTTTTAGCCACACCCACCTCAGCGGGACGGGGGTAGCCGACCTCTTCGATATATTATGCATGCCCTATACAGGTGAGGTGGTGTGGGAACCCGGCCAATACAAGTCCGACTTCACCCACGACGCAGAAAAGGCCTCCCCGGGTTATTACAGCGTCCTGCTCAAAACGTGGAATACCAAGGTGGAACTGACGGCCACGACGCACGTGGGGTTGCAGCGGTATACGTTCCCCACCGGCACCCGGGGGCACGTCATCATCGACCTCGACCACTCCCTGGACAAAAAGCGTTTTTACTGGCCCTGCAGGATCATCTCCGCCCAGGTCCGGGTGGTCAACGACCATACCATCGAGGGCTACCGCATCATTACCGGCTGGAGCCGGTTGAGAAAGGTCTTTTTCCGCGCGGAATTTTCCCAGCCCTTTGTCAGCGACGCGCTCCTGGAGGGCGGCAAGGTCATGGAAGCGGGCACCGTCGTCAACGGTACCCGTGTCAAGGCCGTGCTGGATTTTAACGCGTCCAAAGACCAGCCCGTGCTGGTCAAGGTCGGGTTGTCCAGCGTCAGCCGGGAAGGCGCCGAACGGAACCTGGAAACGGAGCTCCCCGGCTGGGATTTCGACGCCACCGTGGCCGACGCCCGCGCCGCCTGGAACAAGGAATTGTCCTGCATCAGCGTGGACGGCACCGAGGAACAAAAGCGGATTTTTTATACCGGTTTGTACCATGCTTTTACCCAGCCCAACAACCTCGCCGATGCAGACGGCGCGTATGTAGGCACCGACTTCACCACCCGCAAGGCGGCCGACGGGACGCACTACAGCACCTTTTCGCTTTGGGATACCTACCGGGCGGCCCATCCCCTTTATACCCTCGTACAACCCGAACGCGACGCCGCTTTTATCAATTCCATGCTGCGCCAGTACGAGACGTACGGGTATCTTCCCATCTGGCAGTTGTGGGGGGACGAGACCTATTGTATGATCGGGAACCACGCCATCCCCGTCATCGTGGATGCGTATATGAAGCACCTGCCCGGTATCGACTATGCCAAGGCGTATGCCGCCATCCGCGCTTCTTCGGTCGTTGAACACCCCGGGGCGCCCTTCCGGTTGCTGGATCAATATCATTTTTTCCCCGAAAACAAACAATCCCAGTCCGTCTCGCTGACGCTTGAAGTCGCCTTTGACGACTGGTGTGTTGCCCAGATGGCCAACGCCATGGGCAAGACCGAGGATTACAAATACTTCATGGACCGCGCGGGCAGTTACCGCAACCTGTACGACGCCGACACCCGTTTTTTCCGTGGGCGAAACGCAGACGGCAACTGGGTAAGCCCCTTTGATCCCCTGACCTACGGGGGCAATGGCGGCGCGCCCTATACCGAAGGCAACGCCTGGCAATACTGTTGGTATGTGCCCCAGGACGTGCCGGGCCTGATCCGCCTGCTCGGCGGGGCATCCTCTTTTACCGACAAACTCGACACCTTCTTTACGCTCCAGGCCAAACCCGCGGACGTCAACGGCAATGCCTCCGGCTTTATCGGGCAGGACGCCCACGGCAACGAACCCAGCCACCATACGCCCTACCTCTACGACTATGCCGGTCAGCCCTGGAAGACCCAACTCTATACCGCCCGGATCATGCAGGAGCTCTACAACGACAAGTCCTCCGGCTACGCCGGTAACGAGGACTGCGGGCAGATGAGTTCGTGGTACATCTTCAGCGCCATGGGCTTTTACCCCGTCAACCCCGCCAGCAGCGTCTATTGCTTTGGCTCGCCCCAGCTCCGCAAGGCCGTCATCCGTTTGGCGAACGGTGGCCGGTTTACCGTGCTCGCGCCAAAGGCCGGTGGCAAAAACATCTACATCCAGGCCGTCCGCTTGAACGGAAGCCCTTATCACAAAACCTATATCACCCACAAAGACATCCTGTCCGGGGGCACCCTGGAGTTTGACATGGGGCCCGCGCCCAACAAGAAATGGGGGACGGCGCCGGAGGACGCGCCCGCCGGAAGCGCGTATTAG
- the acpP gene encoding acyl carrier protein, translated as MNTTTTETLETQLWVLMSEKLGLEQEQIKMTDSFADDLGVDSLDLFALLTDVEKEFSIKIPDEEAEKLTTVKALVNYLHAHLS; from the coding sequence ATGAACACGACGACAACGGAAACCCTGGAAACCCAGCTTTGGGTATTGATGTCCGAAAAGCTGGGTCTGGAACAGGAGCAGATCAAAATGACCGACTCCTTTGCAGATGACCTGGGGGTTGACTCCCTGGATCTTTTTGCGTTGCTCACCGACGTGGAAAAAGAATTCAGCATCAAGATCCCCGACGAAGAAGCGGAAAAGCTGACGACCGTCAAGGCGCTGGTCAACTATCTGCACGCGCATTTATCGTAG
- a CDS encoding menaquinone biosynthesis decarboxylase: protein MAYPHLQAFIKRLESAGELVRINAYVDPVLEIAEITDRVSKSKDGGKALLFENTGTAFPVLMNAYGSQRRMCMALGVDDLDDITHEIEALFKLLTSPKEGILDKLGMLPKLSQFASWMPKVRKGRGACQEVVMTAPDLGKLPIIQCWPQDGGRFVTLPVIHTKDPGTGIRNVGMYRMQVFGPLLTGMHWHKHKVSARHFAEYKKLGRRMPVAVALGGDPVYAYSATAPLPENVDEYMLAGFLRKRQVELVRCLTQPELEVPADADFIIEGYVEPGEELIWEGPFGDHTGYYSLPDWYPRFHVTAITHRKDAVYPATIVGIPPQEDAWLGKATERIFLAPIKMTLVPEIVDMDMPVEGVFHNLVITRIRKDFPGQGQKVMNAMWGAGQMMFNKILVLTDGETPLSDYTALARYVFAHCNVATDIAFSAGPMDVLDHSCNALGFGGKMCIDGTAKQPEESDPRYAWGPLLADYASWLFQAFPEVRAVNEDLVRLGIPCLILSVEKNRAGHVADLHTRLCADPRAEGLKMILYVEHTVPAGDLGVALWRLCNNLDPKRDHYLVDRPATAGAVTAGHVATADHAAAAGHVASAGQAASAGQAATGATTARFACLGLDGTLKTAALDGFTRDWPNIIVADDQTIASVDAKWASLGIGAFIASPSLRFKDQMYGEEAVARP, encoded by the coding sequence ATGGCATATCCCCATCTGCAAGCCTTCATCAAAAGACTGGAAAGCGCGGGCGAACTGGTCCGCATCAACGCATACGTAGACCCCGTCCTGGAAATCGCCGAGATCACCGATCGTGTCAGCAAAAGCAAGGACGGCGGCAAGGCCCTTCTCTTCGAAAACACCGGTACGGCCTTCCCGGTGCTGATGAATGCCTACGGCAGCCAGCGCCGGATGTGTATGGCGCTCGGGGTGGACGACCTCGACGATATTACCCACGAGATAGAAGCTCTTTTTAAGCTCCTGACGAGCCCAAAGGAAGGAATCCTGGACAAGCTGGGCATGTTGCCAAAGTTGAGCCAGTTTGCCTCCTGGATGCCCAAGGTCCGCAAGGGCAGGGGCGCCTGCCAGGAGGTGGTGATGACCGCCCCCGACCTCGGGAAACTGCCCATCATCCAATGCTGGCCCCAGGACGGCGGGCGTTTTGTCACTTTACCCGTCATCCACACCAAAGACCCGGGGACCGGTATCCGCAACGTGGGTATGTACCGGATGCAGGTGTTCGGACCCCTGCTGACCGGGATGCACTGGCACAAACACAAGGTCAGCGCCCGGCACTTTGCCGAATATAAAAAGCTGGGCCGGCGTATGCCCGTGGCCGTTGCCCTGGGCGGCGACCCCGTCTACGCTTATTCCGCCACAGCGCCCTTACCCGAAAACGTAGACGAATACATGCTCGCGGGTTTTTTGCGCAAACGCCAGGTGGAGCTGGTCCGTTGTCTGACCCAGCCCGAACTGGAGGTCCCGGCGGACGCCGACTTTATCATCGAAGGGTATGTCGAACCCGGGGAAGAATTGATATGGGAGGGGCCGTTTGGCGACCATACCGGTTACTACTCCCTGCCCGACTGGTATCCCCGTTTTCACGTTACCGCCATTACCCACCGCAAAGACGCCGTCTATCCCGCGACCATCGTGGGGATTCCCCCGCAGGAAGATGCCTGGCTGGGAAAAGCCACCGAACGTATTTTCCTTGCCCCCATCAAGATGACCCTTGTCCCCGAGATCGTCGATATGGATATGCCCGTCGAAGGCGTTTTCCACAACCTTGTCATCACCCGCATCCGCAAGGACTTCCCGGGCCAGGGGCAAAAGGTCATGAACGCCATGTGGGGGGCCGGGCAGATGATGTTCAACAAAATCCTCGTCCTGACCGACGGGGAGACGCCCCTGAGCGATTATACCGCCCTGGCGCGCTATGTCTTTGCCCACTGCAACGTGGCCACCGACATCGCCTTTAGCGCGGGCCCGATGGACGTGCTCGACCATAGCTGCAACGCCCTTGGTTTTGGCGGGAAAATGTGTATCGACGGGACGGCCAAACAGCCCGAGGAAAGCGATCCGCGGTATGCGTGGGGGCCTCTTTTGGCGGACTACGCCTCCTGGCTTTTTCAGGCGTTCCCTGAAGTCCGGGCCGTAAACGAAGACCTGGTCCGGTTGGGGATTCCGTGTCTGATATTATCTGTGGAAAAAAACAGGGCCGGGCACGTGGCCGACCTTCATACGCGTCTCTGCGCAGACCCCCGGGCCGAGGGGTTGAAGATGATCTTATACGTCGAGCACACCGTCCCCGCAGGGGACCTGGGGGTGGCGCTTTGGCGCCTGTGCAATAACCTTGATCCCAAGCGGGATCACTATCTCGTTGACAGGCCGGCCACTGCGGGCGCCGTCACCGCGGGCCACGTCGCCACCGCGGACCATGCCGCCGCCGCGGGCCACGTCGCCTCCGCGGGCCAAGCTGCCTCCGCGGGCCAAGCTGCCACCGGCGCCACCACGGCCCGTTTCGCCTGCCTGGGCCTGGACGGCACCCTGAAAACCGCCGCCCTGGACGGGTTTACGCGCGACTGGCCCAACATCATCGTCGCCGACGACCAAACGATTGCCTCGGTCGATGCCAAATGGGCGTCGCTGGGGATCGGCGCTTTTATCGCGTCGCCCTCTCTTCGATTTAAGGACCAGATGTATGGGGAGGAAGCGGTGGCGCGCCCCTAA